One window of the Candidatus Endomicrobium procryptotermitis genome contains the following:
- a CDS encoding magnesium transporter CorA family protein produces the protein MIKAIYTFNGDFHTENDAAAIAKIFNKNPRLIWVDIILENHDLSHEETALLTESFKFHELSLEDCLFPQYYPKMEEFENYVFGAVHGIQLKPNYIQEFDESIYELNIFTGKGFVVTVHSEELFFIETIYEKAKARPQIELKSLANLMYNIFNKVVSSYEFTLEKIDDKMDSLEDSILEDPQQKHMEEILNIKKVILAIRKIAESQQMAYVYFTRANNSIISKEYIAYFRDIFFQCARINQSIVIRSQMISGLLEVYMSSVTVKLNEVIKLLTIIATLLLPVLIISGYFGMNVTFPEYLIFGEKGSWFFAVGIMLVSIIVLLIYFKKKKWL, from the coding sequence ATGATTAAAGCAATTTACACTTTTAACGGCGACTTTCATACTGAAAATGATGCAGCCGCGATAGCCAAAATTTTTAATAAAAACCCAAGACTTATATGGGTGGACATTATTTTGGAAAATCACGATTTAAGCCATGAAGAAACAGCTCTGCTTACAGAATCTTTTAAATTTCACGAACTGTCTTTGGAAGATTGTCTTTTCCCTCAGTATTATCCGAAAATGGAAGAGTTTGAAAATTATGTTTTCGGAGCCGTTCACGGCATACAGCTTAAACCCAATTATATTCAGGAGTTTGACGAAAGTATTTACGAGTTGAACATTTTCACTGGCAAAGGTTTTGTCGTAACCGTTCATAGCGAAGAACTTTTCTTTATAGAAACGATTTACGAAAAAGCGAAAGCCAGACCTCAAATAGAACTTAAAAGCCTTGCCAACCTTATGTACAATATTTTTAACAAGGTCGTTTCAAGTTATGAATTCACGCTTGAAAAAATAGATGATAAAATGGATTCTCTTGAAGATTCTATTCTTGAAGATCCGCAGCAAAAACATATGGAAGAGATTTTAAACATTAAAAAAGTTATTCTTGCCATAAGAAAAATAGCCGAATCGCAGCAGATGGCGTATGTTTATTTTACTCGTGCAAATAATAGCATAATTTCAAAAGAATATATCGCATATTTCAGAGATATTTTCTTTCAGTGTGCAAGAATTAATCAATCCATAGTAATACGAAGCCAAATGATAAGCGGGCTTCTAGAAGTTTATATGTCAAGCGTAACAGTAAAACTTAACGAAGTGATAAAACTCCTTACGATTATAGCGACGCTTCTTCTTCCTGTTCTTATTATATCGGGATATTTTGGCATGAATGTCACATTTCCAGAATATTTAATATTCGGAGAAAAAGGATCATGGTTTTTTGCGGTGGGCATAATGCTGGTATCTATTATAGTTTTGTTGATATATTTTAAGAAGAAAAAATGGCTTTAA
- the gatC gene encoding Asp-tRNA(Asn)/Glu-tRNA(Gln) amidotransferase subunit GatC, with amino-acid sequence MLKEELETTAFLARIEVKEEEKEKYLKDLNKMLEFVEILQQPDISDLKPTTHVTSLRNVWREDVVKPCPKETIEQMLNAAPKREGTFYKVQKVIEAE; translated from the coding sequence ATGTTGAAAGAAGAACTTGAAACAACGGCTTTTTTGGCAAGAATCGAAGTAAAAGAAGAAGAGAAAGAAAAGTATCTTAAAGATTTGAATAAGATGCTGGAATTCGTTGAAATTCTTCAACAGCCCGATATTTCGGATTTAAAACCTACCACTCATGTAACTTCGCTTAGAAACGTTTGGAGAGAAGACGTTGTAAAGCCCTGTCCTAAAGAAACAATCGAACAAATGCTCAATGCCGCTCCCAAAAGAGAAGGAACATTTTATAAAGTGCAAAAGGTTATCGAGGCGGAATAA